Part of the Ornithodoros turicata isolate Travis chromosome 6, ASM3712646v1, whole genome shotgun sequence genome, AACGCCACGTTGACAACTTCGCAAGGTTTTTGACCTGGCAACCCTGGTCAGGATccactgtgcaaaatattttcgcccaACTACGTTTCATCACTGCACAATTTAATTTAGAAAAGCACGAGGCCCGGTCTCCAGGTGTGGCGTAATCAGATTAGTGTAAGAATGCAGCCGCGAGGTGTTACCTCTCACTGAAAATTTATTCGACTTCCACGGCAGCCCTTCTATTAATCAGTTACGGTGAATTGGCATGGTCATTTCCTGGCATATATTGTGTTGCCAGATTACAAGCAACTCCGTTTGCTTTGTCAAGACGTAGCAATCTCGTGCGTTCTCGTGGTGTtttccgagcgccaggaatttgccGGCTAGCACTTTTCCACCCGGCCTCGAAGAGACCGGGCAGCGGATTGCCCCATTATATCCGGTGTCATCAcatcgaagttcacgtgggttagcagccgacggaacccgaagactgGCGACCGCAATGGTGAGCAACCATCTTTTGGTGGCAACGGTCACATGTGATCCAGCATGAGAGCCGACCTTGCAATTTCCGAGTGCTGGGCGGCGTTGCCACGAAATGGCCACCGAAATGCACCATTAGGAAATGGTGTGGGTGGATGAAGAGAGATTAAATAAATGATACAGTGGCACTGACTGTTGGACAGGGAAGCACAGTGTCCATTTTTGCGTTGTGTACTTTGGAGGGATAACACAGATCTCGAGGCCAAGATGTGCTATATGGAAGAATTTGGCAATTAAGAAGGATTCTCAATCTCTACGCTTATGGTCTTTTGTGAAATCAGATAGTAAAACGACAATCTTTCGGTCTGCGTTAGAATCATCATCAGTAAGATTGAAATATGTAGACACAAGATCCAGCTGCTTATGAATTAAATCTCTTGCGTCTCTAAAGCTTTTTGCACATGGAACTCGAAGGTTCATCAACATACTGCATATCACACCAGTGAATGTATTACAGTCCAATGAGAGTGTGATTTTGAGCTTAAAATTACTGGCATGACTATGGGAGAGGGGGGAAACAAATTTAAATCTCTGGCGGTGACGTCTTACAATGAGGCTGTAACTCAGCAGTCAGTGCCTGCAGGAAGATTTCTTagaatgaaataataataaaaatgctgGTTATGTGGTGCTCCAACCATTATACTCAACTGAAATTCATGCTGTCAAGCGAGGAAGGAATTCATGAAAGCATTTTGTGACCCACAGCAGGGGcagatttaagggtctgtcatggggggggaGGTCTTAAGGCAATTTCGTGCTCTGCGGCACAGCATCATCTAgaagatagggtttttacatagggaacacagccgtatgggggggggtcgccccccccccccttaaattcGCCCCTGACCCAAGGCAACGTTGACTCTGAAGTGTCAAATGTGTCAAAAGCGTGCACAAATATGACAAGAAAACGGAGTGCAATCGAAATGGTACCATCTCTTTGCGGAGCAGAGCAAGCTGCGCATCGAGCCTAGTCGTTCGTGTCATCCGCTGATCTCCACTCTCCTGCGTCCCACGTCCGCTGGACGGTGGCACAACGGCTTGATCTGCATGCGGGGGGCGTTCGCCCCCCTGCGGGGCGATGTGGTGCCGTGAACGTCCGTGAGCAGAATTGTGGAGGTTGTGTCCAGGGGCGCTCCGGCTCAGGTCCTGTTGGATTAAAGTCCGCATTGTGTGCAACCTCTCTAGCTCTCGCCACTGGCTGCTGCTGAAGTTGAGCAATCCGCTCAGGCTCTTGGGTAGTGGTGGCAAGCCCTGAAGGGATTGCATGTCCATGTCCTGCAAAATGTGTGTGTTAGACTTCCAAGTACTACTATAGTAATCCATTTGGGGCATAGTGATTTTTCCTAGACTGCGTTGTATACAGCACATTGTGGGGACTGTGCTATGGCATAGATATTTTTCGTCTTTTAGTATAGAGCAATCACGACATTTCAATTTCTGCGTTTGCAGTGCTATTTTAAGTTGCTTGCGAGCTGTACTTTCGAGACACTGGGTTATTTCTGCGACAAACGAATGAGATAAGCTGTGCCCCTTGCGACAATGTGACAGTCAGGTCTTACGTACTACTATCGGTGGGCTGTTGCGATGTGTCTGTGTGCTCTTTTGATGTGGCGGCTGCTCGCACGAGTTTATACAACCATGTTCTTCTGCTTTGTGGAGGTAGGCTTGAGAGAACGCGATATTACGAATGCGTAATTTACTGTAATATCTTAAATAACTCGCGTTTAATGGTACACCCACCACTGACTGGGATGCATGCAGGGATGGGTGCTAGCTAGGGGGCTGGGGCGCTAGCAGAAGGAGCAGGAGGGTAGAAGCAGGAGTAATTCAACTCTCGTCTGCTAGATGCCGCTGGACACGCGGTGACTCaatcttttgtttgttttgactcAACTTCAGGCGCGTTCTGAACGGTGTAATTACACTGTATTTGTCAACGACGCAAAATTTTTTTGCGAATTAAATCGTCAAGCTAAAAATTCGACGTTCCTGTTGGTGGTACAGAACGAAAACAGCATTCCTGTTTCATAAACTTATCGAATGATGGCGCTAGGTGTCGTTCTTGACGTCATGATTTCTGCGCAGGAAGCCTGCTTACCCGCTGCACGAAGGCGACGGGATGTTCTCGACGAGGAATCGTGGTGTTGTAATGGATTGTACAGATGTGACCGAAATATGAAAGTTTGGATGCAGTGCGTGGATTACAGGGTGATTTCGATGGTTCGCGGACTGTGCTTTGAACAAGGAAAGGCTTTCGGCACGGCGAGTGCACTGGCATAAAGATAGGTGAGTCTCTCACGAAGAAAGCTCTGCCCAAATTTTTCGGGCATTTTCAGGCctagaacaaaaataaaatgcgACGAAAATGAGAGGACGATGAATATTGATAACACAACGTACGGGTGCGCAACGTGTGTTCGTGGTTGCACATCTACTGGGTCGCGGTGTTATGGGAATTGTAACATGTTTCTTGTCTGAATATTGGAAATGTGCGCGATTTGTGAAAAGCATTCGGGGGAAGGGCGCTTTTTTCCCAGCTGCTCGTCGCGTAGCAACACCTCGGCGATTGTCACTGGTTTTGACAAGGTGGGAAGTCCGGCCGGCATCACAATCTCCAAATCGTATGCGAAACTTTACGCATGCTTCGTGCTTAGAAGAGAGACTGATAAAACAGTGCTTGTTGATCGTCAAACGGCGACATTGTTCGCTCGATCGTAGCCTGTTGTAGAACTTCTATCATCAGTACTCGCAGAGGTATATGGCAGTTAAGATTTATAAAGCACGCAGTTATCACGCGGTTAGCCATACTTCCTACTCCATGCTGTATTACACAATACCGCACCTCGTAGTGATAAGCGTTTTCTCCGAGCGATATCTGGAGGTGGCGCAAACGTCCTAGATATCTGCCTCGTCTGCAAGATCATCACGGTTGCTTTTGCAATGCCTCTGCCTTCTCCAGCTGCGATCGTTTGGATGCCTCAGCGAATATTGAGTGATGATACGATGAATATTATCGATTCCGGCGCCTTGAAAACGAGCAGCGTCCGTTAAAAGTATCTAAAATTAAAACAACCCGAATGTGACACAACAAATTATACTACTGTTAAACAAAACAGACGACATCTTTTCGCTTGGCAGCGTCATTATTTAGGAAATACAGACCCCGTACGGCAGCAAACACGTTTGTTGCCTTCTGTGTTTCACGTTTTCAGCCTTGTGCTGTTCTCAAGGCTACGCGAAAAACGTTCGTCCTTGGGCTTAATGAATAGGTGGCATTTTGTTGATTTGCGCATGGACAGGGGCTACGTGTACACCAAAGTCCGCAGGTGACATTGCGAGCAAGGCGCGGTGTGACTCGTGCCATTTCTTTGGGGGTCGTCGACTTGGAGGGCATAGTATGGGGAGGGCTTCTGGCAGGCAGGCACACGTCCAAAAGTGCTTACCTGTAGGCGCGCTGTTGCGCAAACAATGTATGGGAGGGCTGCGTTGAGAAATACTTGTAGCTTCGCCAACCACGTTCGATTTCACTGATCACGTGATGGCGTTTTGAAACACAATGAGTGGAGTGCAGGTGGCTCGACACCAGTGCTTCTCTTCGCATATGACAgagggaaggaaagaaaaaaaaagttacccaGACAAACGTAAGATCCAAAtctggcagtcgtcgaaaaggCTAGACAAAAATTATATTCTAAAATTCTTCGCAGACGAAAAATTTCTAATTTATTTCTGTCGTCATTTCGGCGCACATTATCGTTTTCGGCACCCAcgccacgatttttttttttttttttactatcatCGTGGACTTCTTGGCCAATGTAATTTCCGGCATGTGGGCACAATGTTATCGCGGCATATTGACATCGACGTGGAAGACAAATTATCTCCGCAGCTATTGTAGTCTGCAGCGTCGCTGGGATCATCTGCTTCGAATGATGAGGCTGTTCCCGTAAAACGGGTTTTCTCTCAATGCTCGTCAGACAGGAAATAGGGCTGCCCAATGCCTAGCGTGACACGCCACATCTACAATGATGTGGCAGAAGCACGTTTTTAGGTCAACCGATCGTTTGCTTTGCACTTCACGTTGTGGAGGGATATACTCTCGACGCGGTGCTCAGTTGTAGATGTTCTAGAATCTAGAGAGTGTAGGTGTACTCTCCGGTACGAGGCGATTATTTGTCTAATTATCCAGCTATTTAATTTGCCATagcgtttattattattattttactttaACAAAACGATTGCTGTAGTACGCAAATAAGGAACTTCTTGCATTTAACAATGAGATCGTGTTTAACGGTAGGCATCAAGGAGATCTCTACATTCTTATATTTGACGACGCGGGGATCAGTTGAATTATCTGTGTTGGGTAGATATGCTCGTGCATAGCATTTGAGCGTGGCCCCTGCACCACAGTCGGGCAAAGTAGCAGCTGTTTATCAGTGCTATCTTGTGGCTTCCGTGGGTCATTGCAACTGGTCAATATAATACCTCAGCAGTGAGCCATCGGTGCGTGGGGGCGATGATAACGTACAGTGTgattgttttcttatttttttggCTCCTCTGTGACGTTGGTATAACCGCGTCTCGGCCGCACAAACCGAAGAAACGAAACAAATTGGCGACGAGTACGAGTATAAGACGTCGTGTCCATGCACTTTGCCTGAACAATACTCTTCACTTTTCACACGAACAACTCCCACTGAACACACTCCTAAAGAACTGCAAACAAAGAGTTTGGGGAAAATCatacttttctctcttttttttctctctctctttttttaatcGTACTCCCTagatccacactcttaaaaaaatagtttcaccacatagcaccctcctagccaaccatcatcccggatgacaacgttctcgcccctgatttgttgaaaaaaggGAGGCTGAGCATATTTTGTAGCCATTATGCACGTTCATTATAGATACGAAatgggctccgcctctcgttttcaacaaaccaggggcgagaacgttgtcattcgggatgatggttggctaggagcgtgctatgtggcgaaacTCATCTTTAAGAGTGCACTGGCCTCTTCACAACGGCGTGTCTCCTAGCAATCTTGGCGCATGCCATAAATACTCGCGTGcttcatatattttttttctctttcccgAACAGAGGCTGGAAGACCCACAAAAttattaaaggggttgagacactttcatagatgtgatTCGCTATATCACGCACGCATTGTATTGCACGCCAGGACACAGAGGGAAAAAAGGATTACTCTTCTGcatgtcgtacttagcgagataaaAGCCCTCGAacgcactcccgagcaaagcgcagacgtcacagacctcCGAGTTtagtccattcccattggcagccctAAGCACGTGACTGcccgtgcgctgcctcactggcggcggtgaGGTCTGTGAACACAATGGGAATTGACGTTacgaggctggaacacacaagaAAGGACAGAACACAAGCGCAGTACACACAACGTCAGAGCCGCATCAGTTCCTCTTACCTTCTTAGCTGTGAAACTGTCAATGCAGGTTAGACGTTTGTCTgcgatgacctgtcgcaaccccctAAGTAAAGTTATTATCATCGGTATCACACTCTATCGGTAGAAGTGCAGTCAGATATGGGATTACGTTGAAGGTCGTGGATCGTCTGTACCACTTTTTCTTGCATCCTTTTCAAATATAGTTCGTTTAGGGTCGCCTTTCTCTTACAGACGACATTTCGTCCTCCCATTCGCTTAGTGTGGTTGTCGCCTGTTTTTCTTCCTCTCTCACCTGCTTCCGAAAGGTCCTGTCGTCTGTCTTCTTTCCGTGTTAAATGGATTGTCTCGACTCAATTTCCTCTGTCTTGTTCACTTCGGCAGGCCTTCTATTGTTATTCTATTTctttccaccccccccccccgcccattGCTCTAATCGTCTTGTCTTCAAATTCTGTGGCTTGAACCGCTTTCGTCTGTGGTGTCGTGTTTTCCTCGTTCCTCTTCTCGAAATTTCTTTACCGTGTCCTTCTGTTTCGCCCCATAAATTCAGTCGCAATCGATTTTTTTGCAATCAGTCTTCGAACCtgttccttttatttattttattgcgAGGAAGAGCACGGAATTCCTATGTGTAATTCCATATTGTACATAGTTCTCGTATTAGCACAAAATTCATTTCTGCATCCTTTTTGCATCACACTTGCATTTGAGGTCAATTGTGACATATATGCTTAGATGATACTTCCTACACTCAGAAGCAGGGTGTCTTTATCGGCTCCACCTGCTATCCGAAATTTCTTTGAACTCCCTTCATTCTTCTGTCCTTTCTC contains:
- the LOC135397318 gene encoding leucine repeat adapter protein 25-like — its product is MDMQSLQGLPPLPKSLSGLLNFSSSQWRELERLHTMRTLIQQDLSRSAPGHNLHNSAHGRSRHHIAPQGGERPPHADQAVVPPSSGRGTQESGDQRMTRTTRLDAQLALLRKEMVGLRQLDMSLLCQLWSLNESIQEYKQALQERSPTWDPTHEELLGQLNGRNSVSPFEVNSSPSPHPRGHAVATPQRHSHHRPRNLCSVPEKTSPRASSCSSIEYDDVM